A window of Bacteroidales bacterium genomic DNA:
GTACCTTGAAAGCGGCTGGCTTCCCGAATGGGCAAGTCCCGGTCACCGGGATTGCATGATCGGATCAAATTCCGCGTCAATAGTTGCGGATGCGTACCTGAAGGGTATTCGCGGATACGACATTCAAAAATTATATGAAGCCGTACTTAAAAATTCGGAAAATGCAGGTCCGATCAGTTCAGTGGGAAGATTGGGAGTGGGTTATTACAATTCAAAAGGTTATATTCCGTATGATGTAAAAATCAATGAAAATGTGGCCCGCACGCTTGAATATGCCTATGACGATTTCTGCATATGGAAGCTGGGAGAGGCTCTTGGGAGGCCAAAGGAAGAAACCGACCGGTTTGCACAACGGTGCCTGAATTATAAAAATGTTTATGACAGCACTTCCAGGCTCATGCGGGGCCGAAATGCTGACGGTACTTTCCAGTCTCCTTTCAGTCCTTTTAAATGGGGAGATGCATTTACCGAAGGAAACAGCCTGCATTATACATGGTGCGTATTTCACGACATACAGGGTTTGATTGATCTTATGGGCGGAAACCGGAACTTTGTTACCATGCTGGATACTGTTTTTAAGCTGCCTCCAATTTTTGACGACAGTTATTACGGTTTTCCGATTCATGAAATCAGGGAAATGCAGATTATGAATATGGGGAATTACGCGCATGGCAACCAGCCGATACAACACATGGCCTACCTGTATGATTACGCCAATGAACCCTGGAAAACTCAGTTTCATGTGAGAGACATTATGGACAGGCTTTATACGCCGGCACCCGACGGGTATTGCGGTGATGAAGACAACGGTCAGACCTCGGCCTGGTATGTTTTTTCTGCCATGGGCTTTTACCCTGTGTGCCCGGGAACAATGCAATATGTAATCGGTTCACCCGTATTCAGCCATGTTAAGATTAATCTTGAAAACGGAAAACAGGTTGAGATAAATGCAACGAATAATTCACCTGCCAACAGGTATGTTCAGCAGATTCGTTTGAATGGCAAAAGTTATGGCAGAGTGTGGTTTGATCATAATGAAATGTTGAAAGGCTGCAAAATTGATTTTTCAATGTCAGCAACCGCGCAAAAATCATGGCTGAGCGGAGATGAGGGATTACCGTATTCTTTTTCCAGGGGATCAGGGATCAGTAATCGGTAAACGGTAAACGGTAATAGGTGTTAAGACCAAATTAACACCGAACATCGAACACTGATTTATGATTTAAGAAATATCTCTTAGGCCTTAATACCTTATTGCTTAAAACCTAACAGAAAAACAGACAAACAGACAAACAGACTAACAGACCAACAGACTACAGACTAATTTTTCACTATCTTTGCAATCAAACCAGAATAAACTATGAGAACCGTATATTCCGAGGAACCCGAAGAAAATAAAAATCCTGAAAAACAGGCATCACTCAACAGGGTAGTTGAACAGAAATTTCTTGAACAGCGCAAAATATTCTTATGGGGAGAAGTCGACGACAGGTCGGCTGAAGTAATCGTGAGCAAATTGCTATACATGGAAGCTGCTGATCCGGGCAAACCCATTACTTTTTATATTAATAGTCCGGGAGGCATGGTAACAGCAGGTTTTTCAATTCTTGACACCATGAACCTGATCAGCTCACCCGTATCAACTGTCTGCATGGGACTTGCCGCATCTATGGGTTCGTTGCTGCTGTCGGCCGGTGAGAAAGGACAACGGTATATTTATCCCCTGGGTGCAGTGCTGATCCACCAGCCCAGTATGGGGTACCTGCAGGGACAGGCTGCCGATATTGCCATACATGCCCGGCAGATCATAAAATCAAAAGAAATCACAGCCGATATCCTGGCAAAGAACTGTAACCAGTCCGTGGATAAAATATTGAAGGATTTTGACCGCGATTACTGGATGAATGCGGAAGAATCCATAGCCTACGGAATTGTGGACAAGATGTATTCGATGAAGTAACTTTGAATGATGCTGTCGATTAACAGCTTTCATCACATAGCGATCATTTGTTCCGACTACAGCAGGTCGAAACATTTTTACACGCATGTCCTTCCGCTAGAAATAATCCGTGAAACTTATCGCCGGGAGCGGGATTCCTATAAGCTTGATCTTTCATTGAACGGAATATTCCTGATTGAGCTTTTCTCCTTTAATAATCCTCCCCCCAGGGTTTCCGGTCCCGAAGCTGCCGGCCTCCGCCACCTGGCATTTGAAGTGCATGATATGAATGAGGCCTGCCGGCATCTCGAAGAACAGGGCATTCCCTATGAAGCTGTCCGCACAGATACTCTGACAGGTAAAAAGTTCACTTTTTTCAGAGATCCCGATGATCTTCCCGTTGAATTTTACGAACGATGATTGTACTGGAAGACTACATAAAGGATTCTGAGAAATTTTGCGGCAGGGAGAAATTACCCTGGGAAATCACTTCACATCTGCAGAAAATTATAACAGCCCTCATTCAGGAGCTTGATGCCAATTTCATCATCAACAATGATATTGCCATCCACAAATCGGCCACGATTGAAGATTCCGCTATAATTAAAGGTCCTGCTATCATTGGTGCCGGTTGTTATGTCGGAAATAATGTCCTCCTGCGCGGAGGGATTTTCCTTACCGAAAGGGTTACAATTGGTTCAGGATGTGAGATAAAAACTTCACTGTTGTTTCCTGGATCTTCGGTGGCTCATTTCAATTTCGTAGGCGACAGTATTATTGGAACAAACGTAAATATAGAAGCCGGTGCAGTAATCGCAAACCACCTGAATGAGAGAGAAAACAAAATCATCATCGTTAATGATGGCGTGCAAATTTTTGAAACAGGGGTTGAAAAATTCGGTGCTGTTGTGGGTGATCATTGTAAAATCGGTGCTAATGCCGTGCTATCACCCGGAACGCATTTAAAACCCGGAACCATTGTAGGCCGGCTTGAATTAATCAGGCAATCATGAAGCTGAAAGGTGTTGTTTTCGATTTCAACGGAACTCT
This region includes:
- a CDS encoding glycoside hydrolase family 92 protein, coding for YLESGWLPEWASPGHRDCMIGSNSASIVADAYLKGIRGYDIQKLYEAVLKNSENAGPISSVGRLGVGYYNSKGYIPYDVKINENVARTLEYAYDDFCIWKLGEALGRPKEETDRFAQRCLNYKNVYDSTSRLMRGRNADGTFQSPFSPFKWGDAFTEGNSLHYTWCVFHDIQGLIDLMGGNRNFVTMLDTVFKLPPIFDDSYYGFPIHEIREMQIMNMGNYAHGNQPIQHMAYLYDYANEPWKTQFHVRDIMDRLYTPAPDGYCGDEDNGQTSAWYVFSAMGFYPVCPGTMQYVIGSPVFSHVKINLENGKQVEINATNNSPANRYVQQIRLNGKSYGRVWFDHNEMLKGCKIDFSMSATAQKSWLSGDEGLPYSFSRGSGISNR
- a CDS encoding ATP-dependent Clp protease proteolytic subunit: MRTVYSEEPEENKNPEKQASLNRVVEQKFLEQRKIFLWGEVDDRSAEVIVSKLLYMEAADPGKPITFYINSPGGMVTAGFSILDTMNLISSPVSTVCMGLAASMGSLLLSAGEKGQRYIYPLGAVLIHQPSMGYLQGQAADIAIHARQIIKSKEITADILAKNCNQSVDKILKDFDRDYWMNAEESIAYGIVDKMYSMK
- a CDS encoding VOC family protein codes for the protein MMLSINSFHHIAIICSDYSRSKHFYTHVLPLEIIRETYRRERDSYKLDLSLNGIFLIELFSFNNPPPRVSGPEAAGLRHLAFEVHDMNEACRHLEEQGIPYEAVRTDTLTGKKFTFFRDPDDLPVEFYER